In the Leptospira sp. WS4.C2 genome, one interval contains:
- the lipB gene encoding lipoyl(octanoyl) transferase LipB has protein sequence MTKFLHRKGLPSYLFPSIVPYLRYVKFQENSRKNRRESMLFLEHSPCLTGGIGAKAENLLVSPSLLSSLGVELITLQRGGDFTAHEPGQIVGYLQIDLKKRNLSLGDFLRSLNQSLVAAVKETWGLTVEENPKAPGLYLVEEPKLKLISEGIYAKSYFTSFGFALNAVNDLKTFSLINPCGARSEDMTSLLRLGKDEDFPKKRTQFVLSFANTFLDLLP, from the coding sequence ATGACAAAGTTTCTCCATCGAAAAGGACTTCCTTCTTACCTGTTTCCTTCGATTGTTCCGTACTTAAGATACGTGAAATTCCAGGAAAATTCCAGGAAAAATCGAAGGGAATCCATGCTCTTTTTAGAACACAGTCCATGTTTAACAGGGGGCATAGGTGCGAAAGCGGAAAATCTTTTGGTTTCCCCAAGTCTTTTGTCTTCCTTGGGTGTGGAACTGATCACTCTGCAAAGAGGAGGGGATTTTACTGCACATGAACCAGGCCAAATTGTGGGATACCTGCAGATTGATTTGAAAAAACGAAACTTAAGTCTCGGTGATTTTTTACGGAGTTTAAACCAAAGTTTGGTGGCGGCTGTCAAAGAAACTTGGGGGCTTACTGTGGAAGAAAATCCAAAAGCCCCAGGCCTTTATTTGGTAGAGGAGCCCAAATTAAAACTCATCTCCGAAGGAATCTATGCGAAGTCTTACTTTACCAGTTTTGGATTTGCTTTGAATGCAGTGAATGACCTGAAGACCTTTTCCCTCATCAATCCTTGTGGTGCCAGATCCGAAGATATGACTTCGCTTCTTCGGTTAGGAAAGGATGAGGATTTCCCGAAGAAACGGACTCAGTTTGTTTTGAGTTTTGCTAATACATTTCTAGACTTACTTCCTTAA
- a CDS encoding STAS domain-containing protein: protein MEPKDKVFSIQLKGGLDGASAEDFYRYFESQVGKGYRKFLFQFGALDFITSNGISILVKIHKQITKMGAVYAIYGVKQEVEDVLSLVGLFDRLPIFRGHSQAESFLLQMDPKRTGSKETKPSPTESAPSPTATSESRIRFYFTGKSKDRDSSLGSKEPVSQLESISDGEETEQAITAKTSSSPMETVLEEKLNSLRLEIKETLNHELERRFSVYKTSPEKEEKRVTIPSYIQSKTKQLETVERIIQCEVCGTRLRLHKFGKHECPGCSTQFEMSPNGSVRFLEKLNPL, encoded by the coding sequence ATGGAACCCAAAGATAAAGTTTTTTCAATTCAGCTGAAAGGTGGTTTGGACGGAGCCAGTGCCGAGGATTTCTATCGTTACTTTGAATCCCAAGTAGGCAAAGGGTATCGAAAGTTTTTATTTCAATTTGGTGCTTTAGATTTTATCACATCGAATGGGATCAGTATCCTTGTAAAAATCCATAAACAAATCACAAAGATGGGTGCCGTTTATGCCATTTATGGAGTGAAACAAGAAGTCGAAGATGTTTTGAGTCTGGTCGGACTTTTTGATCGCCTTCCGATCTTTCGTGGCCATAGCCAAGCGGAATCCTTTCTTTTGCAAATGGATCCAAAACGCACCGGTTCCAAAGAAACAAAACCTTCACCTACGGAGTCCGCCCCATCCCCAACTGCCACGAGCGAAAGCCGAATCCGTTTTTATTTTACAGGCAAATCCAAGGATAGGGATTCTTCCCTTGGTTCGAAAGAACCGGTCTCCCAACTAGAATCTATTTCCGATGGGGAAGAAACAGAACAGGCTATCACGGCTAAAACCAGTTCTTCTCCGATGGAAACGGTTTTGGAAGAAAAACTCAATAGCCTGCGATTGGAAATCAAAGAGACTTTGAATCATGAATTAGAAAGAAGATTTTCTGTTTATAAAACTTCTCCAGAAAAAGAAGAGAAACGAGTCACGATTCCGAGTTATATCCAATCGAAAACCAAACAATTGGAAACTGTCGAACGGATCATCCAATGCGAAGTTTGTGGCACAAGGCTTAGACTTCATAAATTTGGCAAACATGAATGCCCAGGTTGTTCCACTCAGTTTGAAATGAGCCCAAATGGTTCTGTACGTTTTCTTGAAAAATTGAATCCCCTCTAA
- the panD gene encoding aspartate 1-decarboxylase — MIITVCKGKIHRAVVTEAELHYEGSLTVDQDLMDLAGMKPYEQVSVVNVNNGARFETYLIVGERGSGTICLNGAAARLGMKGDKVIIITYGQVAEKELPTDYQPKVVFVDENNRPKKA; from the coding sequence ATGATCATCACTGTTTGCAAAGGCAAAATCCATAGAGCCGTCGTCACCGAGGCGGAACTCCACTACGAAGGTAGTCTCACCGTTGACCAAGACCTGATGGATCTGGCCGGAATGAAACCTTATGAACAAGTGAGCGTCGTGAACGTCAATAACGGGGCTCGGTTCGAAACCTACCTGATTGTGGGAGAACGGGGTTCGGGAACCATTTGTCTCAACGGAGCTGCCGCAAGGCTCGGGATGAAGGGTGACAAAGTCATCATCATCACTTACGGCCAGGTGGCAGAAAAAGAGCTTCCCACCGATTACCAACCCAAGGTAGTCTTTGTGGACGAGAACAATCGCCCGAAAAAAGCCTAA
- a CDS encoding type II toxin-antitoxin system antitoxin SocA domain-containing protein, with translation MEKLCHAILWILEKSPNGRARLDLAKLLYYSDGVHFQKHAEMITRGDYIHLEDSPYPVKLNEALLFLKERGHIDAIPKIAGNGIQGFTLRFLKPMDGLVLSREDKRVMMKVVEAFRGRVVDENRHYPNLYENYVVTPLFDSIPFSVDRINTKIHVLVQKSLLNLSGKMFRVLFERSE, from the coding sequence ATGGAGAAACTTTGTCATGCGATCCTTTGGATCCTCGAAAAATCACCCAATGGTAGAGCCCGCCTCGATTTGGCGAAACTCCTTTACTATTCGGATGGTGTTCATTTCCAAAAACATGCGGAGATGATCACAAGAGGAGACTATATCCACTTAGAAGACTCCCCTTACCCCGTCAAACTGAACGAAGCCCTTTTATTTCTAAAAGAAAGAGGCCATATTGACGCCATTCCCAAAATAGCGGGAAATGGAATCCAAGGGTTTACTTTACGGTTCCTAAAACCTATGGATGGGCTCGTCCTTTCCCGGGAAGACAAACGGGTGATGATGAAGGTTGTGGAAGCTTTCCGTGGCCGTGTGGTCGATGAAAATCGTCACTACCCCAACCTCTACGAAAATTATGTAGTCACCCCCCTCTTCGATTCCATTCCTTTTTCTGTAGATCGGATCAATACGAAAATCCATGTTCTCGTCCAAAAAAGCCTTTTGAATCTATCAGGCAAAATGTTTAGAGTTTTATTTGAGAGGTCAGAATGA